The Pseudanabaena galeata CCNP1313 genome includes a region encoding these proteins:
- the hpsA gene encoding hormogonium polysaccharide biosynthesis protein HpsA produces MSDSKQSRKINRFFAEFIAKLRKWLNKIGSPIRISRRFVRQLLGATKGQRKGGAAGFVLPTVTLVTLVVTLLVVTTVSRSSERAQTASNARTEQVFRSAATPIVDRARAKIDALLSDGKLPRTTPPELTLDSVITSDSGKYTLPDETRLQLVFNFRDAAAATPRINFTSPQIENREYVSTAWKFPIDTDNNGRFDSFGLYSILFRARPPSITDRPVVPIESRALPMDETTLSGACVATGGVTNIAGDGGWTTSSDNKLRKSFFVYAVTVPISDAASFPTNAALAANYEVYNGLNAISAVELQQDRARSPQNNNAVFFEGDTELVNVATFRLNGRMYSAGNLMVGAAPDNPITLYQVSSSGGSLAATPGATTNPNLFGSCYYEKKNSEILVAGNVVEGDAVTSNPAALSNNPTGRVNVHLFQGVGVPPDTVAGGVKQLDETNQSVNSTVTGNLSSDLALNDFAFNNRIGALVDAAIALRGTATVAFPLPANFSSSNIVYSGIKDPVTVQEDLVKRIQDEALSSQTEVNVARRTAYAAYFGERTRKVSFREVPFRGTDTFPSPLLTSIPNVDATQPPELAPPIKWMLPIYANTAFGKADNAFNLSTGDGFDGKGAILDSINGFTLLTTGNRLRLAAINPEEVITTNERMLGDRILVGNGFPAKWLIKNDITNTLEFVTDKVSNAITTNSSIFWNDSTDLSEATASSVERYRNTRAIPLSNLGVSDRGGFWEISAALDPSVTDPANLTSAKTPESSPRTGGLRVVTNAGIYSSLPKDTFLSRFRTGVADDRSSNAISTLNIDESSVPLWNGQAIDNPITDIDERKFAQLKCDPSLDITDPNRCVDDGRNYVVWPDSMPMTSNVRWLDVTTTPPRGIAGYYTPITGGDGWSANDTGRENRKGDLQMRATAVYHYKYDAFNAIGDANNYQAPIACVSSYYDPSTPLTARNGQVPSSTTTVVDAPWNFNIQGRSNNGLVYNVGKTSASLDVIFSGISYDTTSGMFYDSNLTGNDPINGIFKFKDAARDPANNVNNPYSERLAYQANLIFPNGRFVNEPLREVLKKIIVDKGVATASAAGLTLPQQSTLDSNLCALQILDKSIFLANSSPTTANITPSIIAGNPAVTNVQLPHGTFRESAFLDGREVKSLNRNESLAEAAKGNQPRSNTVADNGLAIATPNRADIYDLEIEQRQPLEIRATDIDMDRLRGSQISGGNNSGVATDYLLPYSGIVYASREDALEDLSYYDVDVSGNPIPTSLEKRKNLSSTDFLLDPTRKPSSIRLINGYRLWRSTLNTGNLVNVDGTGATGLVSNATYASFPWTEATKGEKGLTLVSNLPVYIKAQRDPVNPTDTTLIPSFNRHTREEFTQRLNENLSNPPTAPELAAVWNNFYQRHADNGALDRLDANFACRPGSNTNCTLGDEWRPATVLADAVTVLSANYRDGYRTDGDYDLRNNAYTSTSINWQSQLNPNGEKIKDSSYVIDLRRNGFFNNSFATSSPWIKRVNSDNIILTNDQTLWMGDVDLTNPQNGNLASYNANGVTPIQRRINHREYGMEMCRKIPSSECTFSDWLKDGAGTTALPDYSPVTGAITTPVTAPRYIADSDNRYARRVSFLRFDDLYKDGNQQLIFAGSCTSSPFIVWPMPIGVVNGSNATNGYTYPQVMGNLGTPFQTSNNHSYGTVPCPETGMLVDLTGNVNLPEGRRRNQNSLVVPLENQLGSTTLPAVVWGTGNNNGATSVPNADGSVTNSNDNNSGAAYPNGGSNRSTNNAVYRRFNYNVSLSNRGLLSSAQTVRVRVTVFPNNANTYAGEDGTSYTRLDSPAPTTVTTTASSFPLIGDATNNNKADYLNGFYNAGSATLNMRKSDGSAYPPVPVGGKLPRLPVNATAVAETVDAENATCPDTGTGNQKQYYTIISWTGPTNTANDPDTKNLAVLVVRDSAFENQEEFAVRIDNLRANPGVPIGYAAGGPEQSRGRIQQANTPRPCGTASANYYQNNDDAQLDRNACATPTPTPTPTPTPTPTPTPTPTPTPTPTPTPTPTPTPGGVGIVNPPIFASLHRSSISMPSMPKSSMAKSSMPMSMIMPPAAAYPFPTNTSSVNYRPFRPFVPPSDVSAGGQNGTRYVWGNDINGNGVQDDPTERDDIFPNIPPRPGPSGEIPMLPGNLAYPIDNTNNQHMTRSLPGTADKALWFRSAGNPANYPGEGDNIQYSNNTNLFLNNLSFPQIGGGAGSLRPNLNNTGSLVLPNTACISLTNGLVDERCELGNYTFASNTIAPPTGTTLLNLNLPYNPHFPSDNTGAANTTSSTQPATSFVVCGGNGNTRRYQAIERSNVGRSDITSGSCSQAVNSAGESIRNFMGNTTTLSGSLPNLTGGTGLRSARLDPANTGTSADKFVGLIPNDEANSLGELSAPPALINKGTISFRVDPLDVPSGYFTANVRSTGAVFTNDQPVTLYTDSNDVQLPRFTKAFTSASATTDLITVTDNPFTAGNAVVFSGAGTPPAPLTVGTTYYVREISGDNFKLALAANGNAIDLTSDGSVSLNLTSQLQAGVTYYVREADPVNGVGSAATQRFKLATSPTATAALNLSDIGTPPATAGGDGHLRFGLNLGLRAVNTYADNRVQVYNLSNIGTLLGDTRTLSGTITLRANCTTTDPVTGVASPSTCSPTSDRRGPSPVFILRGDANENYVFNSLQVRLDGVDPNNVFWVFPRVEPDYNFKAVAGPAPALPLVITATGSAYPNNKPILFTGTTLPGGLSAGTTYYAINTTSPLLGPSFRLAASPDDGAIPFSSTGSGTLTVGDEANVTFQGNAFSPNIITGNFIGTMPSTGSNTNNTTELAVKDKFSSFRGVRFLGFRTTGTEINNETLFVAMTAVDQPALLPVLQLSVPNQTAASTNIVQPNPVTTAGINGTPEATGTGQWTIRPTRTEVNVYFVAGSTPSRKGVEYTTSSTIPNPVASDAVVQTGETGGGLANFVRFLENWENIPIKIAGGFIQNTKSRFATAPYTPSMVTSGIADTTTIFMNPLQTGKGSTTGQIFSGYNLQYMSRTVNRIPYYSAPIRLWGYDVGLLTQQPDRFAERFAVPIPGSNEFFREISGDDQWVQALLCALEPNDPTATTVAGTGAVNVGRVQREGTTPTNYVRRALRGNDRRPVCDTLTYGATTPSDTLPATLYE; encoded by the coding sequence ATGTCTGATTCTAAGCAAAGCCGTAAAATTAATCGCTTTTTTGCCGAATTTATTGCCAAGTTAAGAAAATGGCTGAATAAAATCGGTAGCCCAATTCGCATTAGTCGGCGTTTTGTAAGGCAATTACTCGGTGCAACAAAGGGGCAGCGAAAGGGGGGGGCGGCTGGCTTCGTGTTGCCAACTGTGACTTTGGTAACTTTGGTTGTTACCTTGTTAGTGGTAACCACTGTGTCAAGGTCTTCTGAACGGGCGCAAACTGCATCCAATGCTAGAACAGAACAAGTATTTCGCAGTGCCGCTACACCTATCGTCGATCGCGCTAGAGCAAAAATTGATGCTCTTTTAAGTGATGGCAAGCTGCCTCGTACTACACCACCTGAACTAACCTTAGACAGCGTAATCACTAGCGATAGTGGCAAATATACTTTGCCTGATGAAACTCGCTTACAGCTAGTCTTTAACTTTAGAGATGCTGCTGCGGCAACTCCAAGAATTAATTTTACCAGTCCACAGATTGAAAATAGGGAATACGTATCTACAGCATGGAAGTTCCCAATTGATACTGATAACAATGGGAGATTTGATTCTTTTGGTTTATACAGTATTCTCTTCCGCGCTCGTCCTCCATCCATTACCGATCGCCCTGTAGTTCCCATTGAGTCAAGAGCCTTGCCGATGGATGAAACGACACTCTCAGGAGCTTGCGTAGCTACTGGGGGTGTTACTAATATTGCTGGGGATGGTGGCTGGACAACCTCTAGCGATAACAAACTCCGCAAATCATTCTTTGTTTATGCCGTTACGGTTCCCATTAGCGATGCAGCAAGTTTTCCCACTAATGCCGCACTTGCTGCAAACTATGAAGTTTATAATGGCTTAAATGCCATTAGTGCTGTCGAACTGCAACAAGACCGCGCCCGATCGCCTCAAAATAATAACGCGGTCTTCTTTGAAGGAGATACGGAACTTGTTAACGTAGCAACCTTCCGTCTGAATGGAAGAATGTATAGCGCTGGCAACCTCATGGTTGGCGCAGCACCAGACAACCCAATTACGCTCTACCAAGTCAGCAGTTCGGGTGGTTCCCTAGCTGCAACCCCCGGAGCTACGACTAATCCCAATCTGTTTGGTTCTTGCTATTACGAGAAAAAGAATAGTGAAATCTTAGTTGCGGGGAATGTGGTTGAAGGAGATGCCGTTACTAGCAATCCTGCTGCTCTATCTAATAACCCTACAGGACGAGTTAATGTGCATCTGTTCCAAGGTGTGGGCGTACCACCTGATACGGTCGCGGGTGGAGTCAAACAGCTTGATGAAACAAACCAAAGCGTTAATAGCACCGTAACAGGCAATCTTAGCTCTGACTTGGCTCTCAATGACTTTGCTTTCAATAATCGGATTGGCGCACTTGTCGATGCAGCGATCGCCTTGCGCGGTACTGCTACAGTTGCTTTCCCATTACCTGCAAACTTTAGCTCTAGTAATATTGTTTATTCGGGCATTAAAGATCCTGTGACAGTACAAGAGGATCTCGTCAAGCGCATTCAAGATGAAGCCCTATCTTCTCAAACAGAGGTAAATGTAGCGAGACGTACTGCCTACGCTGCTTATTTTGGTGAACGTACTCGCAAGGTTTCTTTCCGTGAAGTTCCATTTAGAGGAACGGATACCTTTCCCAGTCCTTTGCTAACTTCTATCCCTAACGTAGACGCAACTCAACCACCAGAGTTAGCACCACCGATTAAATGGATGCTACCGATTTATGCTAACACCGCCTTTGGTAAAGCCGATAATGCGTTCAACCTATCAACAGGGGATGGATTTGATGGTAAGGGAGCAATTTTAGATAGTATTAATGGTTTCACTCTATTAACTACAGGAAACAGGCTGAGACTTGCTGCAATTAATCCAGAGGAGGTAATAACAACAAATGAGAGGATGTTAGGCGATCGCATTCTGGTAGGCAATGGCTTCCCTGCCAAATGGCTCATTAAGAACGACATTACTAATACCCTTGAGTTTGTCACAGACAAAGTAAGTAATGCGATTACAACCAATTCATCTATATTTTGGAATGATTCCACTGACCTCTCTGAAGCTACAGCTAGCTCAGTAGAGCGCTATCGTAATACTCGTGCGATCCCTCTAAGTAACCTTGGTGTATCTGATCGTGGTGGCTTCTGGGAAATCTCTGCGGCTCTCGATCCTTCGGTTACAGATCCCGCTAACCTCACTAGTGCTAAAACTCCCGAGTCTTCACCCCGTACTGGTGGATTGCGAGTAGTTACAAACGCAGGTATTTACAGCAGTCTTCCTAAAGATACTTTTTTAAGTAGATTCCGCACAGGTGTTGCTGATGATCGCAGTAGCAACGCAATCTCAACCCTTAATATTGACGAGTCCAGTGTTCCTCTCTGGAATGGTCAAGCAATTGACAACCCCATTACTGATATTGACGAACGTAAGTTTGCTCAACTCAAATGTGATCCTTCACTAGATATCACTGACCCTAATAGATGCGTGGATGACGGCAGAAACTATGTAGTTTGGCCAGATTCGATGCCAATGACCAGTAACGTCCGATGGCTAGATGTTACAACGACACCACCGCGAGGGATTGCAGGTTACTATACACCGATTACTGGCGGCGATGGATGGAGTGCGAATGATACAGGTCGCGAAAATCGCAAAGGTGATTTGCAAATGAGAGCTACGGCTGTCTATCACTACAAATATGATGCTTTCAATGCAATCGGTGATGCTAATAATTACCAAGCTCCTATTGCCTGTGTTAGCAGCTACTACGATCCATCTACGCCTCTGACCGCAAGAAATGGTCAAGTTCCATCCAGTACGACAACAGTAGTTGATGCACCTTGGAACTTCAATATTCAAGGTCGCTCAAACAATGGACTTGTATATAATGTCGGCAAAACTTCAGCTTCTCTTGATGTCATCTTTAGTGGTATTTCTTACGACACCACAAGTGGCATGTTTTATGACAGTAATCTGACAGGAAATGATCCTATAAATGGAATCTTTAAATTCAAGGATGCTGCTAGAGACCCTGCAAACAATGTTAACAATCCCTATTCAGAAAGACTAGCCTATCAAGCTAACTTGATCTTCCCCAATGGACGTTTTGTGAATGAGCCATTACGTGAAGTTCTGAAAAAAATTATTGTTGACAAAGGGGTTGCTACAGCGAGTGCAGCAGGCTTGACTTTACCTCAACAATCTACTTTGGATTCTAATCTCTGTGCATTACAGATCCTTGATAAGTCTATTTTTCTAGCTAATTCAAGCCCTACTACAGCAAACATTACTCCATCTATAATTGCTGGGAACCCTGCCGTAACCAATGTACAACTCCCTCACGGCACTTTCCGTGAAAGCGCCTTCCTTGATGGTAGAGAAGTTAAGTCACTTAACCGCAATGAGTCTTTGGCGGAAGCAGCTAAAGGAAATCAACCTCGCTCCAACACTGTTGCTGATAATGGTTTGGCGATCGCTACTCCAAATCGCGCTGACATTTATGACCTAGAAATTGAGCAACGCCAACCCCTCGAAATTCGAGCAACTGACATTGACATGGATCGGCTTAGAGGTTCACAAATCTCAGGTGGGAATAATTCAGGCGTTGCCACAGACTATCTGCTCCCTTACAGTGGCATCGTCTATGCATCTCGCGAAGATGCCCTTGAAGACCTTAGCTATTATGATGTAGATGTATCAGGCAATCCCATCCCTACTTCCCTAGAAAAGCGTAAAAACCTTAGCTCTACTGACTTCCTTCTCGATCCCACTCGCAAGCCTAGCAGTATCCGCTTAATCAATGGTTATCGTCTCTGGCGCAGCACCCTCAATACTGGCAATCTTGTTAATGTCGATGGGACAGGAGCAACGGGACTAGTTTCTAATGCAACTTATGCAAGTTTCCCTTGGACAGAGGCAACTAAAGGGGAAAAAGGTTTAACCCTTGTATCCAATCTACCTGTATACATTAAGGCTCAGAGAGATCCCGTTAATCCTACTGATACGACTTTAATACCTAGCTTTAATAGACATACACGCGAAGAGTTTACACAAAGGCTCAATGAGAATTTGTCCAATCCTCCAACAGCACCAGAGTTAGCAGCAGTTTGGAATAACTTCTATCAACGACATGCAGACAATGGAGCATTAGATAGGCTTGACGCTAATTTTGCCTGTCGTCCTGGCTCTAACACAAACTGTACACTTGGTGACGAATGGCGACCTGCAACAGTTTTAGCGGATGCAGTAACAGTTCTCTCTGCCAACTATCGCGATGGCTATCGTACTGATGGAGACTATGATCTTCGTAATAATGCCTACACTTCTACTAGTATTAATTGGCAGTCGCAACTTAATCCCAATGGCGAAAAAATTAAGGATAGTAGTTATGTGATCGACTTGCGTCGTAATGGGTTCTTTAATAACAGCTTTGCTACCAGTAGTCCTTGGATTAAGCGCGTTAACTCAGACAACATTATTCTCACGAATGATCAGACATTATGGATGGGTGATGTCGATCTTACTAATCCCCAGAATGGTAATCTTGCTAGCTACAACGCCAATGGTGTAACACCTATTCAGCGTCGGATTAACCATAGAGAATATGGTATGGAGATGTGTCGCAAGATTCCATCTAGTGAATGTACCTTCTCTGACTGGTTGAAGGATGGTGCAGGTACAACGGCTCTGCCAGACTACAGCCCAGTTACAGGTGCAATCACTACTCCTGTAACTGCACCACGATATATCGCGGATAGTGATAACCGCTATGCGCGTCGGGTGTCATTCTTAAGGTTTGATGACCTGTATAAAGATGGAAATCAACAATTAATATTTGCTGGTAGTTGTACTTCTAGCCCCTTTATCGTCTGGCCAATGCCTATCGGGGTTGTTAATGGTTCCAATGCCACGAATGGTTATACTTATCCGCAGGTAATGGGCAACCTAGGCACTCCCTTCCAAACCAGTAATAACCATAGCTATGGAACTGTACCTTGCCCTGAAACGGGAATGTTGGTTGATCTGACTGGTAACGTTAACCTACCTGAGGGACGCAGACGCAATCAGAATAGTCTTGTTGTTCCGCTAGAGAACCAACTAGGATCAACTACATTACCTGCTGTTGTCTGGGGAACTGGAAACAATAATGGTGCTACATCTGTACCAAATGCTGATGGTAGTGTAACTAATAGCAATGATAATAATAGTGGCGCTGCCTATCCTAATGGTGGTAGCAATCGCAGTACTAACAACGCTGTATACCGCCGCTTTAACTACAATGTCAGCCTGTCAAACCGTGGTCTGTTAAGTTCAGCGCAGACAGTACGTGTCAGGGTAACTGTATTTCCAAATAACGCAAATACTTATGCAGGTGAGGATGGCACGTCTTACACTCGACTTGATAGCCCTGCGCCAACTACTGTGACGACGACAGCCTCAAGTTTCCCACTAATAGGCGATGCTACAAATAATAATAAGGCTGATTATCTTAACGGTTTTTACAATGCTGGTTCTGCTACTCTGAACATGCGAAAATCTGATGGTAGTGCCTATCCTCCTGTGCCAGTTGGTGGTAAGTTGCCTCGTTTACCAGTTAACGCTACTGCTGTTGCTGAAACTGTTGATGCTGAAAATGCCACCTGTCCTGATACTGGAACTGGTAATCAAAAGCAGTACTACACAATCATCTCATGGACTGGACCAACGAATACAGCTAACGATCCTGATACTAAGAATCTTGCAGTTTTAGTTGTGAGAGATAGTGCTTTTGAAAACCAAGAAGAATTTGCAGTTAGGATCGATAACTTGAGAGCAAATCCTGGCGTACCTATCGGCTACGCTGCTGGTGGACCAGAGCAATCTAGAGGTCGAATTCAGCAAGCTAATACGCCTAGACCTTGCGGAACAGCATCTGCCAACTATTATCAAAATAATGATGATGCTCAACTGGATCGTAATGCTTGCGCCACTCCCACACCAACTCCCACACCAACACCTACACCTACACCTACACCAACTCCAACTCCAACTCCAACTCCTACACCAACTCCAACTCCAACTCCAACTCCAACTCCAGGTGGTGTTGGCATAGTCAATCCACCCATTTTTGCTAGTCTGCATAGATCATCAATTAGTATGCCTAGTATGCCGAAGTCTTCTATGGCGAAGTCTTCCATGCCAATGTCCATGATTATGCCGCCTGCTGCTGCTTATCCATTCCCCACTAACACTTCTAGTGTTAACTACAGACCATTCCGCCCATTTGTCCCTCCCTCAGATGTTAGTGCTGGTGGTCAAAATGGAACTCGCTATGTATGGGGCAATGACATTAATGGCAATGGTGTTCAGGATGATCCAACTGAAAGAGATGATATCTTCCCAAATATTCCACCCCGTCCAGGTCCTTCGGGAGAGATCCCAATGTTGCCAGGTAACCTCGCTTACCCGATTGACAACACCAACAATCAACACATGACTAGATCGTTACCAGGAACCGCAGATAAAGCGCTATGGTTTAGATCGGCTGGGAATCCTGCTAACTATCCTGGAGAAGGCGACAACATCCAATACAGCAATAACACTAATCTATTTCTCAACAACCTCAGTTTCCCCCAAATCGGTGGTGGTGCTGGTAGCCTAAGACCCAACTTAAATAACACAGGCTCATTGGTGTTACCCAATACTGCTTGTATTAGTCTAACTAATGGGCTTGTGGACGAGCGCTGTGAGTTGGGTAACTATACCTTTGCTAGCAATACGATCGCTCCTCCCACAGGAACTACCCTACTCAATCTCAATCTCCCCTACAATCCTCACTTCCCTTCAGACAACACTGGTGCTGCAAATACTACTAGCTCTACTCAGCCTGCGACTAGCTTTGTGGTTTGTGGTGGCAATGGTAATACACGCAGATATCAGGCGATCGAGCGTTCTAACGTAGGTCGATCTGATATCACTAGTGGTAGTTGCTCTCAGGCTGTCAACAGTGCTGGCGAATCGATCAGAAACTTCATGGGTAATACGACGACCCTATCAGGTTCTCTGCCAAATCTTACTGGTGGCACTGGTTTACGCAGCGCAAGGCTTGACCCTGCTAATACTGGCACTTCCGCAGATAAGTTTGTTGGATTGATTCCCAATGATGAGGCAAATAGTCTTGGCGAGCTAAGTGCGCCACCTGCTCTCATCAATAAAGGCACGATTAGCTTTAGGGTTGACCCCCTTGACGTTCCATCAGGTTACTTCACAGCAAATGTCAGATCTACAGGAGCAGTTTTTACAAATGATCAGCCTGTCACTCTATACACCGATAGTAATGATGTCCAACTGCCAAGATTTACTAAGGCTTTTACCTCTGCTAGCGCAACTACAGACTTGATTACGGTTACCGATAACCCATTCACGGCTGGTAATGCAGTTGTCTTCTCAGGAGCGGGAACCCCACCTGCACCTCTAACGGTGGGAACTACTTACTATGTTCGTGAGATATCTGGTGATAATTTCAAGCTGGCTTTAGCTGCAAATGGTAATGCGATCGACCTTACTAGTGATGGTAGTGTCTCTCTGAATTTGACTTCGCAGCTACAAGCGGGAGTTACATATTACGTCCGTGAGGCTGACCCAGTTAATGGGGTTGGATCTGCTGCTACACAACGCTTTAAACTTGCCACTTCCCCAACAGCTACGGCGGCGCTTAATTTGTCGGATATCGGCACACCACCAGCTACTGCTGGTGGGGATGGACATCTTAGATTTGGACTAAATCTGGGACTAAGAGCAGTTAATACCTATGCCGACAACCGAGTACAAGTCTATAACCTAAGCAATATAGGTACACTCCTAGGTGATACTCGGACTTTGTCTGGCACGATTACGCTCAGAGCTAACTGCACAACTACAGATCCAGTGACTGGGGTTGCTAGCCCTAGCACCTGCTCACCGACCAGCGATCGACGTGGACCTAGTCCTGTGTTTATCCTGAGAGGTGATGCTAATGAAAACTATGTATTTAATAGTTTGCAAGTCAGACTAGATGGAGTTGATCCTAACAACGTTTTCTGGGTATTCCCTCGTGTTGAACCTGACTACAACTTTAAGGCTGTTGCAGGACCTGCCCCAGCATTACCATTGGTAATCACGGCTACAGGCAGTGCTTATCCCAATAACAAACCTATTTTGTTCACAGGAACTACTCTACCAGGCGGATTATCAGCAGGAACTACCTATTATGCAATCAATACAACTAGTCCATTACTTGGTCCTTCATTTAGGCTAGCCGCTTCTCCAGACGATGGTGCTATTCCCTTTAGTTCTACTGGTAGTGGTACTCTCACTGTAGGTGATGAAGCCAATGTGACTTTCCAAGGTAATGCGTTCAGCCCCAACATTATTACGGGGAACTTCATTGGCACAATGCCAAGCACTGGTTCTAATACTAACAACACCACTGAGCTTGCTGTCAAAGATAAGTTCTCTTCCTTTAGGGGCGTGAGATTCCTTGGATTCCGTACTACTGGTACGGAGATCAATAATGAAACGCTGTTTGTAGCGATGACTGCTGTTGATCAACCTGCTCTCTTGCCTGTATTGCAACTGAGTGTTCCGAACCAGACGGCTGCCTCGACTAATATCGTTCAGCCTAACCCAGTCACAACTGCTGGTATTAATGGCACACCAGAGGCTACTGGTACTGGTCAATGGACAATTCGACCTACCAGAACAGAGGTCAATGTATACTTTGTGGCTGGAAGCACTCCATCGAGAAAAGGTGTAGAATATACCACTTCTAGTACAATCCCTAATCCTGTGGCATCTGATGCAGTTGTACAGACAGGTGAAACAGGTGGTGGTTTAGCTAACTTTGTACGGTTCCTTGAAAATTGGGAAAACATTCCAATCAAGATTGCAGGTGGCTTCATCCAAAACACCAAGAGTCGTTTTGCTACTGCACCATATACACCGAGTATGGTTACATCTGGCATAGCAGATACCACGACCATATTTATGAATCCATTGCAAACAGGTAAAGGTAGTACGACTGGTCAGATTTTTAGCGGCTACAATCTGCAATATATGTCTAGAACTGTTAATCGCATTCCCTATTATTCTGCACCGATTCGTCTCTGGGGCTATGATGTGGGGCTGTTGACACAACAACCCGATCGCTTTGCTGAGCGCTTTGCCGTACCAATCCCTGGTTCTAATGAGTTCTTTAGAGAGATCAGTGGTGATGATCAATGGGTTCAGGCTTTACTCTGTGCCTTAGAGCCAAATGATCCAACCGCAACTACAGTTGCTGGTACTGGTGCGGTTAATGTAGGTAGGGTACAAAGAGAGGGAACTACCCCGACTAACTACGTCAGACGCGCCTTGCGTGGTAACGATCGCCGCCCTGTCTGTGATACTTTAACCTATGGCGCAACCACTCCAAGTGATACATTACCAGCCACTCTATACGAGTAA
- a CDS encoding cupin-like domain-containing protein, which yields MQQKSTIPSNIQSPQTRFSTFDPRYFSRIMATSEPITDEWRRWIADSKFAGIDDHIIVQQLIVHGISPSSARLEVSSVNENPYFQSGHKFVQLLQKSESYANIIAELASLAPHSQSIDSKPDISRADFLANYYAKNTPIILTEITKNWSALSLWNPDYLKDSYGQVEIEVQGDRDRDRLYEINVDQHRQKMRMADYADNVVNGGETNNYYMVANNGNLEKTALRGLLNDIEIFPEYLNPHDVDGKVFFWFGPAGTITPWHHDPANLIFVQVYGRKTWKIIPPYYTHMMYNYRGVFSKVDVENPDYDKYPLFQKIPIIEVTLNPGDAIFMPVGWWHAVKSQDISISMSFTNFVFPNKYEWKYPAIFNDN from the coding sequence ATGCAGCAAAAATCTACTATCCCATCTAATATCCAGTCACCCCAAACTAGATTTTCTACTTTCGATCCTCGTTATTTTTCTCGGATTATGGCTACTTCTGAGCCGATTACCGATGAGTGGCGGCGCTGGATTGCGGATAGTAAGTTTGCGGGTATTGATGATCACATAATTGTGCAGCAGCTAATTGTACATGGGATTAGTCCTAGTTCAGCAAGGTTAGAAGTAAGCTCTGTCAATGAAAATCCTTATTTTCAATCAGGACATAAATTTGTCCAATTACTGCAAAAGTCTGAATCCTATGCCAATATCATCGCTGAGTTAGCCTCCCTTGCTCCGCATTCTCAATCCATTGACAGTAAACCTGATATCTCACGAGCTGATTTTCTAGCAAATTACTATGCTAAAAATACTCCCATCATCCTTACTGAGATTACGAAAAATTGGTCAGCACTTTCCCTTTGGAATCCTGATTATTTAAAAGATAGTTATGGTCAGGTCGAGATAGAAGTACAAGGCGATCGCGATCGCGATCGTTTATATGAAATTAATGTTGACCAGCATCGCCAAAAAATGCGAATGGCTGATTATGCTGACAATGTTGTAAATGGTGGCGAAACGAATAACTATTACATGGTGGCAAACAATGGCAACCTCGAAAAAACAGCTTTGCGAGGGTTGCTAAATGACATTGAGATATTTCCTGAATATCTCAATCCTCATGATGTTGATGGCAAAGTCTTTTTCTGGTTTGGACCTGCGGGAACAATTACCCCTTGGCATCACGATCCTGCAAATCTAATATTTGTTCAGGTCTATGGTCGTAAAACATGGAAAATCATTCCACCCTACTACACTCACATGATGTACAACTATCGTGGAGTTTTTAGTAAAGTAGATGTTGAGAACCCTGATTATGATAAGTATCCATTATTTCAAAAAATTCCCATTATTGAAGTGACCTTAAATCCAGGTGATGCCATATTTATGCCTGTTGGTTGGTGGCATGCAGTCAAGTCACAGGATATTAGCATCTCTATGTCTTTTACCAATTTTGTATTTCCTAATAAATATGAATGGAAGTATCCTGCAATTTTTAATGATAACTGA